From Enterococcus mundtii, the proteins below share one genomic window:
- a CDS encoding GRP family sugar transporter, whose amino-acid sequence MELLIALVPMVAWGSIGLVSGKIGGDANQQTLGMTIGAFLFSLVAFFIVNPTITPWITLIGFLSGLAWSVGQNGQFHGMKFMGVSVGLPLSTGFQLILNTIAGAVFFHEWTQTKDYVYGILALILLVSGAYLTARQDDEGKVDTDNKMLDFGKGFRALIYSTLGYGVYTIIVNWANLDAMSIILPQSIGMILGASFFAFRKVKVDQYVWKNMASGLLWGIGNVCMLLTVKSLGLAVGFSLSQMGIIISTLGGIFILGEKKTKKELIFVIVGCLLVIFGGILLGYMKTA is encoded by the coding sequence ATGGAATTATTAATCGCATTAGTCCCAATGGTCGCGTGGGGAAGTATTGGTTTAGTCAGTGGAAAGATCGGTGGCGATGCCAATCAACAAACATTAGGAATGACGATCGGTGCATTTCTTTTTTCACTCGTTGCTTTTTTCATCGTTAATCCAACGATCACGCCATGGATCACATTGATTGGCTTTTTATCTGGTCTAGCGTGGAGTGTCGGACAAAATGGGCAGTTTCATGGGATGAAATTTATGGGAGTATCTGTAGGTCTACCGTTATCGACTGGTTTTCAATTGATTTTGAATACGATTGCGGGCGCTGTCTTTTTCCATGAATGGACTCAAACAAAAGATTACGTTTATGGTATTTTAGCGCTGATTCTTCTTGTAAGCGGTGCGTATTTGACTGCTCGACAAGATGATGAAGGCAAAGTCGATACAGATAATAAAATGCTTGATTTTGGTAAAGGATTCAGAGCATTGATCTATTCTACTTTAGGTTATGGTGTCTATACGATCATCGTCAACTGGGCGAATTTAGATGCGATGTCGATTATTTTACCGCAAAGTATCGGTATGATCTTAGGGGCAAGTTTCTTTGCATTCCGAAAAGTAAAAGTTGATCAATATGTTTGGAAAAACATGGCAAGCGGGTTATTATGGGGAATCGGTAATGTATGTATGCTATTGACCGTTAAGTCATTAGGGCTAGCAGTCGGATTCTCTCTTTCTCAAATGGGGATCATCATCTCCACTCTAGGTGGTATTTTTATCTTAGGGGAGAAAAAGACAAAAAAAGAGCTTATATTTGTAATTGTAGGTTGCCTTTTAGTTATTTTTGGTGGTATCCTTTTAGGGTATATGAAAACAGCGTAA
- a CDS encoding APC family permease — MDLFRKKEISLNHTSEMKKELKTSDLIMLGIGAIIGTGIFVVTGVAANQNAGPALSLSFVLAAIVVILSGLSFAEFASRVPVIGGPYAYLYVVFGEFAAWLTGWLLIGEFLLAVSSVASGWSGYVQGFIESLGFGLPTALTGGYNPANGTYIDLIAVLVVIFVTYIVSLEAKKALRLNNMMVYVKFGIIALFIIVGIFFVKPENWQPFTPFGFEGVLDGAALVFFAFLGFDAVAMAAEEVKNPQKDVPRGIIGSILIATVLYIIVTLILTGIVPYTELGVNDPVAFAMRYVGHGTVGAIIAVGAILTLLTVTISMMYSLARLLFAVSKDGLLPQFMTEIDKKHRTPKKATYAAGIAALFFAGFFPLNILAELTNIMALAYLMLVSLGLLKLRKMFGKPKACEFKVPLVPILPIISILSCLVLMSRLQAVTWLVFAITMVIGLVIYFGYGYKHSKMNTEK, encoded by the coding sequence ATGGATTTGTTTCGTAAGAAAGAAATCAGTCTCAATCATACGAGTGAGATGAAGAAAGAACTAAAAACATCCGATTTGATCATGCTTGGCATTGGCGCGATCATCGGTACAGGTATATTTGTCGTAACAGGAGTGGCAGCAAACCAAAATGCAGGTCCGGCACTATCACTATCGTTTGTTTTAGCAGCGATCGTTGTGATTTTATCTGGTCTAAGCTTTGCAGAATTTGCATCGCGGGTACCAGTGATTGGCGGACCATATGCGTATCTATACGTCGTATTCGGTGAATTTGCCGCTTGGTTGACTGGATGGTTATTGATCGGTGAGTTCTTATTGGCCGTTTCATCCGTTGCGTCAGGTTGGTCCGGTTATGTACAAGGGTTTATTGAAAGTCTTGGTTTTGGCTTACCAACGGCGCTAACAGGTGGATATAATCCAGCCAATGGTACATACATCGACTTAATTGCGGTGCTTGTTGTGATTTTCGTCACATACATTGTTTCTTTGGAAGCGAAGAAAGCGTTACGATTGAACAACATGATGGTTTATGTGAAATTTGGAATCATTGCATTATTTATTATTGTAGGAATCTTTTTTGTTAAACCAGAGAATTGGCAACCATTCACACCATTTGGCTTTGAAGGTGTCCTAGATGGTGCAGCATTAGTTTTCTTCGCATTCTTAGGATTCGATGCGGTAGCGATGGCTGCGGAGGAAGTAAAAAATCCTCAAAAAGATGTACCACGTGGAATCATTGGCTCGATCTTGATCGCAACCGTGTTGTACATCATCGTGACATTGATTTTAACAGGGATCGTGCCTTATACAGAATTAGGTGTGAATGATCCTGTGGCATTCGCGATGCGTTATGTAGGACATGGTACAGTAGGAGCGATCATCGCCGTTGGCGCGATCTTGACCTTATTGACTGTGACGATCTCTATGATGTATTCATTAGCTAGGTTATTATTTGCAGTAAGTAAAGATGGCTTGTTACCACAGTTCATGACAGAAATCGACAAGAAACATCGCACACCGAAGAAAGCGACGTATGCAGCAGGTATCGCCGCATTATTCTTCGCAGGATTCTTCCCATTGAATATCTTGGCAGAGTTGACGAACATCATGGCATTGGCTTATCTAATGTTAGTTAGTCTAGGCTTACTGAAATTACGTAAAATGTTTGGCAAACCAAAAGCATGCGAGTTCAAAGTGCCATTGGTGCCGATTTTACCAATCATTTCGATCTTATCTTGTCTAGTCTTGATGTCGCGCTTACAAGCGGTGACTTGGTTAGTATTCGCGATCACGATGGTGATCGGCCTAGTGATTTACTTTGGCTATGGTTACAAACACAGTAAGATGAATACCGAAAAATAA
- a CDS encoding toxic anion resistance protein: MENNPHEPKHEVTPVNDTLEDLLNNPFSTPVDKLTQTQQNEINALQEQQTAARLIDKLPAERQEQAKQLAEKIDVTDSQSVISYGSAAQTKLGEFSQSMLNHVQAQDIGPVGDSLTELMYRLQEANPDELRAGEGNIFQRVFGKVKQSIYEVTAKYQKIGAQIDKISVKLDKEKDGLLKDNLMLEQLYQKNKDYFDALNIYIAAGELKMEELQTKIIPEAMRKAEETGDQMDVQIANDYTQFLDRLDKRTHDLRLARQITIQQAPQIRLIQNTNQALAEKIQASIATAIPLWKNQVVIALTLLRQKDAVTAQRQVSETTNDLLKKNSEMLKISAIETAKENERGIVDIETLQTTQNDLIETIQETLRIQQEGKEKRRHAEVELGHMEEDLKQKLLDLTQ, encoded by the coding sequence ATGGAAAATAATCCACATGAACCAAAACACGAAGTAACCCCTGTAAATGATACTTTGGAAGATTTATTGAATAATCCTTTTTCGACACCCGTCGATAAATTGACTCAAACACAACAAAATGAAATCAATGCACTTCAAGAACAGCAAACTGCTGCTCGGTTGATTGATAAATTACCTGCTGAAAGACAAGAACAAGCCAAACAATTGGCTGAAAAAATTGATGTCACTGACTCTCAGTCGGTCATCAGCTACGGTTCAGCTGCTCAAACAAAATTAGGTGAGTTCTCACAGTCGATGTTGAATCACGTGCAAGCACAAGATATCGGCCCAGTCGGTGATTCATTAACTGAACTAATGTACCGCCTTCAAGAAGCAAATCCAGATGAATTACGTGCAGGAGAAGGCAATATTTTCCAACGCGTATTTGGTAAAGTCAAACAATCGATTTATGAAGTCACTGCCAAATACCAAAAAATCGGTGCGCAAATCGACAAGATCTCAGTCAAATTAGACAAAGAAAAAGATGGCCTATTAAAAGACAATCTGATGTTAGAACAACTTTATCAAAAAAATAAAGATTATTTTGATGCGTTGAACATTTATATCGCTGCTGGCGAATTAAAAATGGAAGAATTACAGACAAAGATCATTCCAGAAGCCATGCGAAAAGCAGAAGAAACAGGGGATCAAATGGATGTACAGATCGCCAATGATTATACACAGTTTCTTGATCGCCTGGACAAGCGCACTCATGATCTACGCTTAGCCAGACAGATCACGATCCAACAAGCGCCACAGATCCGTTTGATCCAAAATACAAACCAAGCATTGGCAGAAAAGATCCAAGCATCGATTGCTACAGCCATCCCATTATGGAAAAACCAAGTGGTGATTGCGTTGACCTTGCTTCGACAAAAAGATGCAGTTACAGCACAACGACAAGTTTCTGAAACGACCAATGATTTATTGAAGAAAAACTCAGAAATGTTGAAAATCTCTGCCATCGAAACTGCGAAAGAAAATGAACGTGGCATCGTGGATATCGAAACATTGCAAACCACACAAAATGATTTGATCGAAACGATCCAAGAAACACTTCGTATCCAACAAGAAGGAAAAGAAAAACGTCGTCATGCAGAAGTCGAACTTGGCCATATGGAAGAAGACTTGAAACAAAAATTACTCGATTTAACGCAATAA
- a CDS encoding 5-bromo-4-chloroindolyl phosphate hydrolysis family protein: MIKKNWKWIVGLLLVILFFSYNDVSIISMILLIGAVLLIWGLFGFRKKPKDKTALPNLSDKLATHYSENGMTPSEISFFRETMNQTKNEIEQLEKNMYETAKLKAIDLRHEPVKAAKGLFKELVKEPTRLHDASQFLYTHLPNLVDLTNKYIEINEHEIKNKQTYQKLEESTQIIDQLASLVAKDYQDFVSEDLEDIDVEISVAKQSLKRDNKDVPEE, from the coding sequence ATGATTAAAAAGAATTGGAAATGGATCGTAGGTTTACTCTTAGTGATACTGTTCTTCAGTTATAATGATGTATCGATCATATCAATGATCTTGTTAATTGGCGCAGTTTTGCTGATTTGGGGGCTTTTTGGTTTTCGTAAAAAACCTAAGGACAAAACAGCTTTACCAAATCTATCTGACAAATTAGCGACCCATTATAGCGAAAACGGCATGACACCGAGTGAAATCTCTTTTTTCAGAGAAACGATGAATCAAACAAAAAATGAAATCGAACAACTAGAAAAAAATATGTACGAAACGGCAAAGCTTAAAGCGATCGATCTTCGTCACGAACCTGTAAAAGCAGCAAAAGGTTTGTTCAAAGAACTCGTAAAAGAACCCACTCGATTGCACGACGCAAGTCAGTTCCTTTACACCCACTTGCCAAACTTAGTGGATTTGACAAACAAATATATTGAGATCAATGAACACGAGATCAAAAACAAACAGACCTATCAAAAACTGGAAGAAAGTACCCAGATCATTGATCAACTTGCTTCATTAGTCGCGAAAGACTATCAAGATTTCGTTTCGGAAGATTTGGAAGATATCGATGTAGAGATATCTGTTGCGAAACAAAGCTTAAAGCGTGATAATAAAGATGTACCAGAAGAATAA
- a CDS encoding NUDIX hydrolase, with protein sequence MLEYEQFEEKTIQRKEIYHGAIIDVAVDDVHLPDGNIGKRELVFHPGGVGIIAFDEKDRLLLVKQFRKPLEKVILEIPAGKIDPGEKQAPEITAARELEEETGYRAERLEHLTSMYLSPGFANELLHIYHAINIKKVEQPLAQDEDEVLELYALTLAEAKQAMSDQVICDAKTIYAIQYWESMNKGK encoded by the coding sequence ATGCTTGAATATGAACAGTTTGAAGAGAAAACGATCCAACGAAAAGAAATTTATCATGGAGCGATCATTGATGTTGCTGTGGATGATGTTCACTTACCAGATGGAAATATCGGGAAGCGTGAATTAGTCTTTCACCCCGGTGGTGTAGGAATCATTGCTTTTGATGAAAAGGATCGTCTACTATTAGTCAAACAATTCCGCAAACCTTTAGAAAAAGTGATCCTCGAAATACCAGCTGGTAAAATCGATCCAGGAGAAAAACAAGCGCCTGAGATCACTGCTGCTAGGGAATTAGAAGAAGAAACTGGTTACCGCGCAGAGCGTTTGGAGCATTTGACTTCTATGTATTTGTCACCAGGATTTGCGAATGAACTCCTGCATATCTATCATGCAATAAATATCAAAAAAGTGGAACAGCCTCTCGCACAAGATGAGGACGAAGTATTGGAACTTTATGCGTTGACTTTAGCAGAAGCAAAACAAGCGATGTCAGATCAAGTCATTTGCGATGCAAAAACGATTTATGCGATTCAATACTGGGAATCAATGAACAAAGGAAAGTAG
- the macP gene encoding cell wall synthase accessory phosphoprotein MacP, with the protein MVKGPLVTRSEIRKRQQEQAQESLKKQRKAEATYKQEEKKIASFYRKEQKKNKPITKTRAGEREKTRKWNAVLMKGLVIVILLLAIVFLAVAFI; encoded by the coding sequence ATGGTCAAAGGACCGCTAGTCACACGTAGCGAAATCCGTAAACGACAGCAAGAACAAGCACAAGAATCATTAAAAAAACAAAGAAAAGCGGAAGCTACGTACAAACAAGAAGAAAAAAAGATCGCGAGTTTTTATCGTAAAGAACAAAAGAAAAATAAGCCAATCACGAAAACAAGAGCAGGCGAACGAGAAAAAACACGTAAATGGAATGCTGTTTTGATGAAAGGCTTGGTTATCGTCATTTTATTGTTAGCCATCGTTTTTCTGGCAGTTGCATTTATATAG
- a CDS encoding 5'-methylthioadenosine/adenosylhomocysteine nucleosidase encodes MKIGIIGAMEEEVKILREQLGEPLSWERAGALFISGSLGNHEVIVVRSGIGKVLASITTSLLIQQYGVNMVINTGSAGGIGEGLRVGDVVISDKVAYFDADVTGFGYKPGQLPGMPLYYEASTYLRSEMKRAAEATNLNAKEGLIVTGDTFVDSPVKVQEILGNFPEALACEMEGAAVGQTAQQFNIPFLIVRAMSDTADHSATQSFDEFIEEAGKRSAEMVIEFVKHLV; translated from the coding sequence ATGAAAATTGGAATCATCGGAGCAATGGAAGAAGAAGTAAAAATTTTAAGAGAACAACTAGGAGAACCCTTATCATGGGAAAGAGCAGGTGCTCTGTTTATCTCAGGCTCATTAGGCAATCATGAAGTCATTGTTGTACGTTCAGGTATCGGTAAAGTCTTGGCATCGATCACAACAAGCTTATTGATTCAACAATATGGTGTAAACATGGTCATCAATACAGGATCAGCTGGTGGCATCGGTGAAGGTCTACGTGTAGGGGATGTAGTGATCTCTGACAAAGTTGCCTATTTTGATGCAGATGTTACAGGGTTCGGTTACAAGCCAGGACAGTTACCTGGCATGCCTCTTTATTATGAAGCAAGCACGTATTTACGTTCAGAAATGAAAAGAGCCGCAGAAGCAACCAACTTGAATGCAAAAGAAGGCTTGATCGTCACAGGAGATACATTTGTTGATTCGCCAGTCAAAGTCCAAGAGATCCTAGGCAATTTCCCTGAAGCACTTGCTTGTGAGATGGAAGGGGCTGCAGTCGGTCAAACGGCGCAACAATTCAATATTCCTTTCTTGATCGTGCGAGCAATGAGTGATACTGCGGACCATTCAGCGACACAAAGCTTTGACGAATTCATCGAAGAAGCAGGGAAACGTTCAGCTGAAATGGTGATTGAATTTGTCAAACATCTTGTATAA
- a CDS encoding cysteine hydrolase family protein: MKALISIDYTYDFVADDGKLTTGKSGQAIEPALTKYTKKFIDEKEFVVFAIDAHDPEDAFHPENQLFPPHNVVGTSGRDLYGSLQKIYAEHQTQANVYWIDKRHYSAFSGTDLDIRLRERGITEIYLTGVCTDICVLHTAVDAYNLGYQLFIYEDAVASFDPIGHDWALKHFQTALGAEIIKG; this comes from the coding sequence ATGAAAGCATTGATTTCGATTGATTACACCTATGATTTTGTGGCAGACGATGGGAAATTGACGACTGGAAAGAGCGGTCAGGCAATTGAACCAGCTTTAACAAAGTATACAAAAAAGTTTATTGATGAGAAAGAATTTGTCGTATTTGCGATCGATGCACATGATCCCGAAGATGCTTTTCATCCGGAAAACCAATTGTTTCCACCACATAATGTAGTCGGAACGAGTGGCCGCGATCTGTATGGTTCGTTGCAAAAGATTTATGCGGAACATCAAACACAAGCCAATGTTTACTGGATCGATAAACGTCACTATTCTGCCTTCAGTGGAACAGATCTTGACATTCGTTTACGGGAACGTGGGATTACAGAGATTTATTTGACAGGCGTTTGTACAGATATTTGTGTCTTGCATACAGCAGTCGATGCCTATAACCTAGGCTATCAATTGTTTATTTACGAAGATGCAGTTGCCAGCTTTGATCCAATCGGACATGACTGGGCATTGAAACATTTTCAAACAGCCCTTGGTGCAGAGATCATTAAGGGATAA